The following are encoded in a window of Nibricoccus aquaticus genomic DNA:
- a CDS encoding glutamine amidotransferase, whose protein sequence is MSAPTRTVSILKMGFAEPELLAKYGDYVDMVRRKLPASEQATAQIIDPSAGSPLPDPRSIDRLIITGSSSMVTDPTPTDLQAFNWLEDVLDAERPVLGLCYGHQMLGHVLGGKVGPLPGGPEIGVADVSLNAADDPLFSACAPHQRVAVIHWQTILHLPPGAHVLGSGKRDPHQAIRFAKNVWGVQFHPEFSRAVMIDYVEACADEFAKLGQDQKTAATEMAAWPEDQTHIIARFATLRA, encoded by the coding sequence ATGTCCGCCCCCACGCGCACCGTCTCCATCCTGAAAATGGGCTTCGCCGAGCCGGAGCTGCTAGCGAAATACGGCGACTACGTGGACATGGTGCGCCGCAAACTTCCCGCCTCCGAACAAGCCACCGCCCAAATCATCGATCCCTCCGCCGGAAGCCCGCTGCCCGATCCGCGCAGCATCGACCGCCTCATCATCACCGGCTCGTCCTCAATGGTCACCGATCCCACGCCGACCGACCTGCAAGCCTTCAACTGGCTCGAAGACGTCCTCGACGCCGAACGCCCCGTGCTCGGCCTCTGCTACGGCCACCAAATGCTCGGCCACGTCCTCGGCGGCAAAGTCGGCCCGCTCCCCGGCGGACCCGAAATCGGCGTCGCCGACGTCTCGCTCAACGCCGCCGACGACCCACTCTTCTCCGCCTGTGCTCCGCATCAACGCGTCGCCGTCATCCACTGGCAGACGATCCTCCATCTCCCGCCCGGCGCGCACGTCCTCGGCTCCGGCAAACGCGACCCGCACCAAGCCATCCGCTTCGCGAAAAACGTCTGGGGCGTCCAATTTCACCCCGAGTTCAGCCGCGCCGTGATGATCGACTACGTCGAAGCCTGCGCCGACGAATTCGCCAAACTCGGCCAGGACCAAAAAACCGCCGCCACCGAAATGGCTGCGTGGCCCGAAGACCAAACCCACATCATCGCCCGCTTCGCGACCCTCCGTGCGTAG
- the speA gene encoding biosynthetic arginine decarboxylase — translation MKSKSASTWSAAKSEELYGFKRWGAGHIGVDDGGFVNVQPLADGRCIRIMDVASEAIAMGLKAPMVIRFQDLLRHRVTQINEAFRKAIKEEKYAGDYRGVFPIKVNQLREVVDEIVAAGKQFNYGIEAGSKPELMLALAMHEGANALIICNGYKDLDYIRLAMLGRKIGKKIIIVVEQLAEVDDIITIAEETGVKPLIGFRAKLQTRGEGKWSSSTGDNAKFGLNTAEILFACEKLKAAKLTQALKLVHFHIGSQVPNILTIKNAVVEAARFYCQLDKMGFPMGYLDVGGGLGIDYDGSRTNFESSMNYSMEEYARDVVANIRDICVESGVKVPDIVSESGRAVVAPHSMLVVEVFERINKKETLGHQHQPKVKHKVVTDLETMLKNKSKLGRLERFHDALQKKEEAFSLFNLGYLDLENRAAAESLYWQICEQIAKEGRDSGYIPEELHGLNKLLADQYVCNFSVFQSLLDHWALKQLFPVTPLHRLKEKPTVNAILADITCDSDGKISSFIDLEDTKDYLTLHELNGKPYYLGVFLTGAYQDIMGDLHNLFGRVNEVHVFLEPDEPNGYYIEEALSGSRIADVIEGVQYQSEELCRRIKTQIDAATRKDIVKPREGVRLLEFYESQMLAKTYLNIDRGNGKKKKAAKKD, via the coding sequence TTGAAAAGCAAATCCGCCTCCACCTGGTCAGCCGCGAAGTCCGAAGAACTGTATGGTTTCAAACGCTGGGGCGCAGGCCACATCGGCGTTGACGATGGCGGCTTCGTTAACGTGCAGCCGCTGGCCGATGGCCGGTGCATCCGCATCATGGATGTGGCCAGCGAAGCCATCGCGATGGGCCTGAAGGCGCCGATGGTGATCCGCTTCCAGGATCTGCTCCGCCATCGCGTGACGCAGATCAACGAGGCGTTTCGCAAGGCGATCAAAGAAGAGAAATACGCGGGCGATTACCGCGGGGTGTTTCCGATCAAGGTCAACCAGCTGCGCGAGGTGGTCGATGAGATCGTGGCGGCGGGTAAGCAGTTTAATTACGGCATCGAGGCCGGGTCGAAGCCGGAGCTGATGCTGGCGCTGGCGATGCACGAAGGCGCGAACGCCCTGATCATCTGCAACGGCTACAAGGATCTCGATTACATCCGCCTCGCCATGCTGGGCCGGAAGATCGGCAAGAAAATCATCATCGTCGTCGAGCAGCTGGCCGAGGTGGACGACATCATCACGATCGCGGAGGAGACGGGCGTGAAACCGTTGATCGGTTTTCGCGCGAAGCTGCAGACGCGCGGCGAGGGCAAGTGGTCGTCCTCGACGGGTGACAACGCGAAGTTCGGTCTGAACACGGCGGAAATTTTGTTCGCGTGCGAAAAGCTCAAGGCGGCCAAGCTTACGCAGGCGCTGAAGCTGGTGCATTTCCACATCGGTTCGCAGGTGCCGAATATCCTCACGATCAAGAACGCGGTCGTGGAGGCGGCGCGGTTTTACTGCCAGCTCGATAAGATGGGTTTTCCGATGGGCTACCTCGATGTCGGCGGCGGCCTCGGCATCGACTACGACGGCTCACGCACGAATTTCGAGTCGTCGATGAACTACTCGATGGAGGAGTACGCGCGCGATGTCGTGGCGAACATCCGCGACATCTGTGTGGAGTCGGGCGTGAAGGTGCCGGACATCGTGAGCGAGTCGGGCCGCGCCGTGGTTGCGCCGCACTCGATGCTGGTCGTCGAGGTGTTCGAGCGCATCAACAAGAAGGAGACGCTCGGTCATCAGCATCAGCCGAAGGTGAAGCACAAGGTCGTCACCGATCTGGAGACGATGTTGAAAAACAAATCGAAGCTGGGCCGGCTCGAACGGTTTCACGATGCGCTGCAGAAGAAGGAAGAGGCCTTTTCGTTGTTCAATCTCGGCTATCTGGATCTCGAAAACCGGGCGGCAGCGGAGTCGCTGTATTGGCAAATTTGCGAGCAGATCGCGAAGGAAGGCCGCGACAGCGGTTACATTCCCGAGGAGCTGCATGGGCTGAACAAGCTGCTGGCGGATCAGTACGTTTGTAATTTCTCGGTGTTCCAATCGCTGCTCGATCACTGGGCGCTGAAACAGCTTTTCCCGGTGACGCCGCTGCATCGCTTGAAGGAAAAGCCGACGGTGAACGCGATCCTCGCGGACATCACGTGCGACTCCGACGGCAAGATCAGCAGCTTCATCGATCTAGAGGACACGAAGGATTATCTGACGCTTCACGAGCTGAACGGGAAGCCGTACTATCTCGGGGTGTTTTTGACCGGTGCGTACCAGGACATCATGGGCGACCTGCACAATCTCTTCGGGCGCGTGAACGAGGTTCACGTGTTCCTCGAGCCTGATGAGCCGAATGGTTATTACATCGAAGAAGCGCTCAGCGGCAGCCGCATCGCGGATGTGATCGAGGGCGTGCAGTATCAGTCGGAGGAGCTGTGCCGTCGCATCAAGACGCAGATCGATGCGGCGACGCGGAAGGACATCGTGAAGCCGCGCGAGGGTGTGCGGTTGCTGGAGTTTTATGAGAGCCAGATGCTGGCGAAGACGTACCTCAATATCGACCGGGGGAACGGGAAGAAGAAGAAAGCGGCGAAGAAAGACTGA
- the yajC gene encoding preprotein translocase subunit YajC, with amino-acid sequence MTKIAPLADSASLFFAQAPAPAGNPLMSMLPMILIFGAMYFFMIAPQRKKQKEHQKMLEALNSGDEVVTAGGIYGEITNKKDDRYVIRIAEGTKIEVGKAFIASLVRKSGEEKK; translated from the coding sequence ATGACGAAAATCGCTCCACTCGCCGACTCCGCATCACTCTTCTTCGCACAAGCACCCGCGCCCGCCGGCAATCCGCTCATGAGCATGCTCCCGATGATCCTCATCTTCGGCGCCATGTATTTCTTCATGATCGCTCCTCAGCGTAAGAAGCAGAAGGAGCACCAGAAGATGTTGGAAGCCCTCAACTCCGGTGACGAAGTCGTCACCGCAGGCGGCATCTACGGTGAGATCACCAACAAGAAGGACGACCGCTACGTCATCCGCATCGCCGAAGGCACTAAGATTGAGGTCGGCAAGGCCTTCATCGCATCCCTCGTTCGCAAATCCGGCGAAGAGAAAAAGTAA
- the secD gene encoding protein translocase subunit SecD — MFKRNLWKLTLSLVIVLWAAFQLIPIQDRDFATYIKAEASTKKTEFNALLKEASERKNPAGQPLSVFVGLKQIAAERNLDLAKDHFPHLNLGDVKNPERRNKLLLDHLLKESKSKLQLGLDLKGGVAFTLEVDDKAFGDLPTEIRQEKLKHALTIISDRVNSLGVAEPVVRAVGDNRIEVQLPGVNTRDNPEALEILKKPARLDFRIVMQGTNGSLQAPPPGSVPPGYEVLSTENEDHASGQINVLYYIVKRVPEMSGQGVEDAIARVDEFGRYQIHLNFNDAGKKQFADVTTANVGRQLAIVLDGKLSSAPNINEPITGGSAQISGNFTQREALELANVLNNPLDVPLVIKEQYEIGATLATDAISSAKLSFIISTLLTIGFVLIFYTIGGVIAAIGMGVNVIVTLAVMSSFGATLSMPGIAGIVLTLAMSVDSNILIFERMKEELKLGKSLASSLEAGFEKAWSAIIDSNLTTLGIGVIMIVLGTGPVKGFGITLSIGIFTTMFAAVVVTKLIMEFLILPGVIKKMPMFSVLQNTKFDFLKYAKPAFIISWVIVLACVGFVAYKGKAVYGIDFVGGDTVTLAYSQRVDVGDLRKAATAGGFEDATFFYQKQIGSDVEALKATTRFDEGAPLVTKLQQSFPQAKFVSLGETRIGPSVGAEIQSNAFWSIFWALVLILAYVAFRFEIGYGIGAVVSTLHDLLITIGLFVLFGREFNASMVAAILLIAGYSINDTIVVFDRIREELRLNPETKLRDLINRSLNLTLSRTVITGGTTLLTAVTLILITTGEVNDIAFTLLIGVITGTFSSLFIACPVFYWWHKGDRKHVEQHQDVKPTYEWTGSSKASQ; from the coding sequence ATGTTCAAACGCAACCTCTGGAAACTGACCCTCAGCCTCGTCATCGTGCTGTGGGCCGCCTTCCAGCTCATCCCAATCCAGGACCGGGACTTCGCCACCTACATCAAGGCCGAAGCCTCCACCAAGAAGACCGAGTTCAACGCCCTCCTCAAAGAAGCCTCCGAACGCAAAAACCCCGCCGGTCAGCCGCTCAGCGTTTTCGTCGGCCTCAAGCAAATCGCCGCCGAGCGTAACCTCGACCTGGCTAAAGACCATTTCCCTCACCTCAACCTGGGTGACGTGAAAAATCCGGAGCGCCGCAACAAGCTCCTCCTCGATCACCTCCTCAAAGAATCCAAGTCCAAGCTCCAGCTCGGCCTCGATCTCAAGGGCGGCGTGGCTTTCACCCTCGAAGTGGATGACAAAGCCTTCGGCGATCTCCCGACCGAAATCCGCCAGGAAAAACTGAAGCACGCCCTCACGATCATCAGCGACCGCGTGAACAGTCTCGGCGTTGCCGAACCCGTCGTCCGTGCTGTCGGCGACAACCGCATCGAAGTCCAGCTCCCCGGTGTTAACACCCGGGACAACCCCGAGGCTCTCGAAATCCTGAAGAAACCCGCCCGCCTCGATTTCCGTATCGTCATGCAGGGTACCAACGGCTCCCTGCAGGCCCCGCCTCCCGGCTCCGTTCCTCCCGGCTACGAAGTGCTCTCCACCGAAAACGAGGATCACGCCTCCGGTCAGATCAACGTACTCTACTACATCGTTAAACGCGTTCCCGAGATGAGTGGCCAGGGCGTCGAAGACGCCATCGCCCGCGTGGACGAGTTCGGCCGCTACCAGATTCACCTCAACTTCAACGACGCCGGCAAAAAACAATTCGCCGACGTCACCACCGCCAATGTCGGCCGCCAGCTCGCCATCGTCCTCGACGGCAAGCTCTCCTCCGCTCCAAACATCAACGAGCCGATCACCGGCGGCAGCGCGCAGATCTCGGGTAACTTCACGCAACGCGAAGCCCTCGAACTCGCCAACGTCCTCAACAACCCCCTCGACGTCCCGCTCGTCATTAAAGAGCAGTACGAAATCGGCGCCACGCTCGCCACCGACGCCATCTCCAGCGCGAAACTTTCGTTCATCATCAGCACGCTGCTCACCATCGGCTTCGTCCTGATCTTCTACACCATCGGCGGTGTCATCGCCGCAATCGGCATGGGCGTGAACGTCATCGTCACCCTCGCCGTCATGTCGAGCTTCGGCGCCACCCTCTCGATGCCCGGCATCGCCGGTATCGTGCTGACGCTCGCGATGTCCGTTGACTCCAACATCCTCATCTTCGAGCGCATGAAGGAGGAGTTGAAGTTGGGCAAATCCCTCGCCAGCTCCCTCGAAGCCGGCTTCGAAAAAGCCTGGTCCGCCATCATCGATTCCAACCTCACCACCTTGGGCATTGGCGTCATCATGATCGTCCTCGGCACCGGTCCGGTGAAGGGCTTCGGCATCACGCTCTCGATCGGTATCTTCACCACGATGTTCGCCGCGGTGGTCGTCACCAAGCTCATCATGGAGTTCCTCATCCTCCCCGGCGTCATCAAAAAGATGCCGATGTTCTCGGTGCTTCAAAATACCAAGTTCGATTTCCTCAAGTACGCCAAACCCGCCTTCATCATCTCCTGGGTCATCGTGCTCGCCTGTGTCGGCTTCGTCGCCTACAAGGGCAAGGCCGTTTACGGCATCGACTTCGTCGGCGGTGACACCGTCACCCTCGCCTACTCGCAACGCGTCGATGTCGGCGACCTCCGCAAAGCCGCCACCGCCGGCGGTTTCGAGGACGCGACTTTCTTCTATCAGAAACAAATCGGCAGCGACGTGGAGGCTCTCAAAGCCACCACCCGTTTCGACGAAGGCGCTCCGCTCGTCACGAAACTCCAGCAGTCTTTCCCACAGGCGAAATTCGTCTCCCTCGGCGAAACCCGCATCGGACCTTCTGTCGGTGCCGAGATTCAATCCAACGCCTTCTGGTCCATCTTCTGGGCTCTCGTCCTGATTCTCGCCTACGTCGCGTTCCGCTTCGAGATCGGTTACGGCATCGGTGCCGTCGTCTCCACGCTCCACGATTTGCTGATCACCATCGGCCTCTTCGTCCTCTTCGGCCGCGAGTTCAACGCCTCCATGGTCGCAGCCATCCTGCTCATCGCCGGTTACTCGATTAACGACACCATCGTCGTCTTCGACCGCATCCGCGAAGAGCTTCGCCTCAATCCCGAGACCAAGCTGCGCGATCTGATCAACCGTTCACTCAATCTCACGTTGTCCCGCACGGTCATCACCGGCGGCACCACGCTGCTGACCGCAGTCACGCTGATCCTGATCACCACCGGCGAGGTCAACGACATCGCCTTCACCCTCCTCATCGGTGTCATCACCGGCACGTTCTCCTCGCTCTTCATCGCCTGCCCCGTGTTCTACTGGTGGCACAAGGGCGACCGTAAGCACGTCGAGCAGCATCAGGACGTGAAGCCCACCTACGAGTGGACTGGCTCCAGCAAGGCCTCGCAGTAA
- the recJ gene encoding single-stranded-DNA-specific exonuclease RecJ: MRWTHTPFPADQIETLSRQAGVSPVLAELLSRSGITCPDAATKFLHPGLGELHDPFLLHNVEAGATRLRAAIAGREDIVVLGDYDVDGVSSTALLVSILRRFGLHPRFIVPRRMEDGYGLSRSAIDRALEDGKPRLFVALDCGTNSHEEVEYLLDQGIDVLVVDHHRSKEKTLERGILINPHVYNTADDAPWRNLCTVGLVFKLVHGLLKQLRNENNPVAHRIKLRDYLDLVALGTVADLVPLHGENRILAKQGLKILQSTQRPGLRALMQIAGVKTEHDIMPVDISFRLGPRINASGRLADAALSVELMLSDDERFCDETAQQLDAFNRERQDIERLITEEAEKIIETQFADWPGIVLYGDNWHPGVVGIVAGRVTRKYNRPCVVLGNEGELAKGSGRSIDGINLVDALGTCSDHLRSWGGHPMAVGISLEKTRLDQFRTFFADAVRLQAGNDLHERRLDLAAWLTPDQVRESLMDEICSLHPFGQGNPEPVFGIRGVVLRQRPDVFKGQHFRFNFDDPRGRRLFGVAWKMADRLPPVGQPLDFAVELTWNFFNDRKLLQLELIDWRPSQS, from the coding sequence ATGCGCTGGACTCACACACCGTTCCCAGCCGACCAGATCGAAACGCTGAGCCGACAAGCCGGCGTCAGCCCCGTACTCGCCGAGCTTCTCTCCCGCAGCGGCATCACCTGCCCCGACGCCGCCACGAAGTTCCTGCATCCCGGTCTGGGCGAGCTCCACGACCCCTTCCTCCTTCACAACGTCGAGGCCGGGGCCACCCGACTGCGCGCCGCCATCGCGGGCCGTGAAGACATCGTCGTCCTCGGCGATTACGACGTCGATGGCGTCAGCAGCACCGCGCTCCTCGTCAGCATCCTCCGTCGCTTCGGCCTGCACCCACGCTTCATCGTGCCGCGCCGCATGGAAGACGGCTACGGTCTCTCACGCAGCGCCATCGACCGCGCCCTCGAAGACGGCAAACCCCGCCTCTTCGTCGCCCTCGATTGCGGCACCAACTCGCATGAGGAAGTCGAATACCTCCTCGACCAGGGCATCGACGTCCTCGTCGTTGACCATCACCGCTCCAAGGAAAAAACTCTCGAACGCGGCATCCTGATCAATCCCCACGTCTACAACACCGCCGACGACGCCCCGTGGCGGAATCTCTGCACCGTCGGCCTCGTCTTCAAACTCGTCCACGGCCTTCTCAAGCAGCTCCGCAACGAAAACAACCCCGTCGCGCACCGCATCAAACTACGTGACTACCTCGACCTCGTCGCCCTCGGCACCGTCGCCGACCTCGTCCCGCTTCACGGCGAAAACCGCATCCTCGCCAAGCAGGGCCTGAAAATCCTCCAGTCCACCCAGCGCCCCGGCCTTCGCGCGCTCATGCAGATCGCCGGTGTGAAGACCGAGCACGACATCATGCCGGTGGACATCTCCTTCCGCCTCGGCCCGCGCATCAACGCCTCCGGCCGCCTCGCCGACGCTGCCCTCTCCGTCGAGCTCATGCTCTCCGACGACGAGCGCTTCTGCGACGAAACCGCCCAGCAACTCGACGCCTTTAACCGCGAGCGCCAGGACATCGAGCGCCTTATCACCGAGGAAGCCGAGAAAATCATCGAAACCCAGTTCGCCGACTGGCCCGGCATCGTTCTCTACGGCGACAACTGGCACCCCGGCGTCGTCGGCATCGTCGCCGGCCGCGTCACCCGAAAGTACAACCGCCCCTGCGTCGTCCTCGGCAACGAAGGCGAACTCGCCAAAGGCTCCGGCCGCAGCATCGACGGTATCAACTTGGTCGATGCACTCGGCACTTGCTCCGACCACCTCCGCAGCTGGGGCGGCCATCCGATGGCCGTCGGCATCTCGCTCGAGAAAACCCGCCTCGATCAATTCCGCACCTTCTTCGCCGACGCTGTCCGCCTCCAGGCGGGCAACGACCTCCACGAACGCCGCCTCGACCTCGCCGCCTGGCTCACGCCGGACCAAGTCCGTGAAAGCCTCATGGACGAGATCTGCTCGCTTCACCCGTTCGGCCAGGGAAATCCCGAACCCGTCTTCGGTATCCGCGGAGTGGTGCTCCGTCAGCGCCCCGATGTTTTCAAAGGACAGCATTTTCGTTTTAACTTCGACGATCCCCGCGGCCGCCGCCTCTTCGGTGTCGCCTGGAAAATGGCCGACCGCCTCCCGCCCGTCGGCCAGCCCCTCGATTTCGCCGTCGAGCTGACGTGGAATTTCTTCAACGACCGCAAACTCCTCCAGCTCGAGCTCATCGACTGGCGTCCCTCGCAGTCCTGA
- a CDS encoding DUF2062 domain-containing protein gives MKLSLSIHRWLHRKKLSRKSMRGGFLHSKLGDRILDKSLWRATPDSIARAWLIGVPVTMIPFLPGQSIIAGVLGFTFRANLLVCIGLQYLSNPFTAVVQLPVCFFVGRLIQGNLPSTVWDEVIQRDWEYLLTHPTHLARDLIPLFLGSIILGAAIGVIGYLLILNWGRRHAEKLARKKAAMAK, from the coding sequence GTGAAGCTCTCGCTCTCCATTCATCGCTGGCTCCACCGGAAAAAACTTTCGCGCAAAAGCATGCGCGGAGGCTTCCTGCATTCAAAACTCGGCGACCGCATCCTCGACAAATCCCTCTGGCGCGCCACCCCCGACTCCATCGCCCGCGCCTGGCTCATCGGAGTTCCTGTGACGATGATCCCGTTCCTCCCCGGCCAGTCGATCATCGCCGGCGTCCTTGGCTTCACCTTCCGCGCCAATCTCCTCGTCTGCATCGGCCTTCAATACCTCTCCAACCCGTTCACCGCCGTTGTCCAGCTCCCCGTCTGCTTCTTCGTCGGCCGCCTGATTCAAGGCAACCTCCCCTCCACCGTCTGGGACGAGGTCATCCAGCGCGATTGGGAATACCTCCTCACGCACCCGACGCACCTCGCACGCGATCTCATCCCGCTCTTCCTCGGCTCCATCATTCTCGGCGCCGCCATCGGTGTCATCGGCTACCTCCTCATCCTCAACTGGGGCCGCCGTCACGCCGAAAAACTCGCCCGCAAAAAAGCCGCGATGGCCAAGTAA
- a CDS encoding SDR family NAD(P)-dependent oxidoreductase produces MTTKKPVVMIGGVSGGIGSDVARRLAAAGWQVCGFARDAAKLDALAAEIPELLVQTVEATDAAAVETAVKAVAEKFGRIDAYVHAVGSILIKPAHQTRIEEWQRVIELNLSSAFYALRAVVGPMQAQRSGSVVFISSVAAQAGLPAHEAIAAAKGGVNGLVLAGAASYAAKGIRVNAVAPGLVDTPLAAGLLGSEQARQFSERMHPLGKIGRAANVGSLIAWLVSPEADWVTGQIWSVDGGMAHVRQRPKV; encoded by the coding sequence ATGACTACGAAAAAACCGGTGGTGATGATTGGCGGGGTGAGCGGCGGGATCGGCTCGGATGTGGCGAGGCGGCTTGCGGCGGCGGGGTGGCAGGTGTGCGGATTTGCGCGCGATGCGGCGAAGCTGGATGCGCTCGCGGCGGAGATTCCTGAGCTGTTGGTGCAGACGGTGGAGGCGACAGATGCGGCGGCGGTCGAGACGGCAGTGAAGGCGGTGGCGGAGAAATTTGGGCGGATCGATGCGTACGTGCATGCGGTGGGGTCGATCCTCATCAAGCCGGCGCATCAGACGCGGATTGAAGAGTGGCAGAGGGTGATCGAGTTGAACCTGAGCTCGGCGTTTTATGCGTTGCGGGCGGTCGTGGGGCCGATGCAGGCGCAGAGGAGCGGGAGCGTGGTTTTTATCAGCTCGGTGGCGGCGCAGGCGGGATTGCCGGCGCATGAGGCGATCGCGGCGGCGAAGGGAGGCGTTAACGGCTTGGTGCTGGCGGGGGCGGCGAGTTACGCGGCGAAGGGAATCCGGGTGAATGCGGTGGCGCCGGGATTAGTGGATACGCCGCTGGCGGCGGGGTTGCTCGGGTCGGAGCAGGCGCGGCAGTTTTCAGAGAGGATGCATCCGCTCGGGAAGATCGGGCGGGCGGCGAATGTGGGGAGCCTGATCGCGTGGCTGGTTTCGCCGGAGGCGGACTGGGTGACCGGGCAGATCTGGTCGGTCGATGGCGGTATGGCGCACGTGCGGCAGCGGCCGAAGGTGTGA
- a CDS encoding lipocalin-like domain-containing protein, with product MKMTTTMKTLVEAMRRTWVWALVVVGGLGDARTGEAETETRAVPLVTAEGFAVPQAGYRFQFPRDHGAHPEFKLEWWYITGHLFAEDGRRFGYQATFFRSAAPEKNGQLYLAHMALLDAKTGKFYHQERLNREGWDAGAATETLDVRNGPWSLRMTDAGTERMELSGGVRAEVGFALTLTPVKPLVIFGENGVSRKGAEPTAASYYLTFSRLKVEGTLTVGTETFRVSGESWMDHEVSSSQLGAGQVGWDWVSVQLNDGREIMFYRLRLKDGSSDPASTLTWIAADGALTKSDFTWEVLETWTSAETGGVYPVRVRLTTTDPASGRRVALTLEPQARAQELTGSLGGIPYWEGACRVLGEDGKEVGRAFMELTGYAKALKLQ from the coding sequence ATGAAGATGACTACTACGATGAAGACTTTGGTTGAAGCGATGCGGCGGACTTGGGTTTGGGCGCTGGTGGTTGTGGGCGGGTTGGGTGATGCGCGTACTGGCGAGGCGGAGACGGAGACGCGGGCGGTGCCGTTGGTGACGGCGGAGGGGTTTGCGGTGCCGCAGGCGGGGTATCGGTTTCAGTTTCCGCGGGATCATGGGGCGCATCCGGAGTTCAAACTGGAGTGGTGGTATATCACGGGGCATTTGTTTGCGGAGGACGGGCGGCGGTTTGGGTATCAGGCGACGTTTTTTCGGAGCGCGGCGCCGGAAAAGAACGGACAGCTTTATCTGGCGCACATGGCGCTGCTCGATGCGAAGACGGGAAAATTTTATCATCAGGAGCGTTTGAATCGCGAAGGCTGGGATGCGGGCGCGGCGACGGAGACGCTGGATGTGAGGAACGGGCCGTGGTCGTTGCGGATGACGGACGCCGGTACGGAGCGGATGGAACTGAGTGGCGGTGTGCGGGCGGAAGTGGGTTTTGCGCTGACGCTGACGCCGGTGAAACCGCTGGTGATTTTTGGCGAAAACGGCGTCTCGCGTAAAGGCGCGGAGCCGACGGCGGCGAGTTATTATCTGACGTTTTCGCGATTGAAGGTTGAGGGGACGCTGACGGTCGGGACGGAGACTTTTCGCGTAAGCGGCGAGTCGTGGATGGATCACGAAGTGAGCAGTAGTCAGTTGGGGGCGGGGCAGGTCGGGTGGGATTGGGTGAGCGTGCAACTGAATGACGGGCGCGAGATCATGTTTTACCGGCTGCGGTTGAAAGATGGCTCGTCGGATCCGGCGTCGACGCTGACGTGGATCGCGGCGGATGGCGCGCTGACGAAGAGCGATTTTACGTGGGAGGTTTTGGAGACGTGGACGAGCGCGGAGACGGGTGGCGTTTATCCGGTGCGGGTGCGGCTCACGACGACAGATCCGGCGAGCGGACGGCGCGTGGCGTTGACGTTGGAGCCGCAGGCGAGGGCGCAGGAGCTGACGGGGAGTCTGGGCGGGATTCCTTACTGGGAAGGCGCGTGCCGGGTGCTGGGCGAAGACGGGAAGGAAGTCGGCCGGGCGTTTATGGAGCTCACCGGTTATGCGAAGGCGTTGAAGTTGCAGTGA